The Paenibacillus swuensis genome contains the following window.
GATTATGGAACGCCTGGGCGGCGGCGGGCATCTGACGAATGCGGCAACCCAGATGGAATGCACCTTGCAAGCGGCCGTATATAGATTGAAACAAGTATTAAATCAATTGGAAGAGGAAGAGGGGTTGTTCGAATGAGAGTTATTTTTCTGAAAGATGTAAAGGGTCAAGGCAAAAAAGGCGATATTAAAGAGTTATCCGAGGGATACGTTAACAATTTCCTGTTGCCGAAAGGCTTGGTTAAAGCCGCTTCCGAAGGCAATGTAAAGACATTGGAACTACAGACGGTTGCCGAAGGCAAGCGTAAAGATAAAGAGAAGCAAGACGCTCAAGATCTGGCGGCTAAGCTGGAAGCGATGACGATCGAGATTCGTTCCAAAATCGGGGAAGGCGGTCGCCTCTTCGGTTCCATCACAAGCAAGCAGATCGCAGAAGCGCTGGCTGCCAAAGGCTACAAGATTGATAAGCGCAAAATTGAACTAAACGATCCGATTCGCACCCTCGGCGTAACCCAGATGCCGGTGAAGCTGCATCCGGAAGTGAAAGCTACGCTCAAGGTTCAAGTTTCGGAAGAGAAGTAAGGGAGCGGTCATTCCATGAACGGGGAAATGTTGTTCGACCGAATCCCGCCGCAAAATATGGAAGCCGAGCAAGCGGTACTCGGCGCCGTGCTCTTGGACGGCGAAGCGTTGATCACATCGATGGAGCGCATCCGCAGCGAGGACTTCTACAGCTCCGCCCACCAACGCATCTACGAGGCGATGGTGGAGCTGGGTGAGGGCAACCAGCCTGTCGATCTTGTCACGCTGACGTCACGTCTGCAGGACAAGAAAGAGCTGGAGGATATCGGCGGGGTCAGCTACCTCGCCAAGCTTGCCAACGCCGTCCCCACGGCGGCGAATGTGGACTACTATGCGCAGATCGTCGAAGAGAAATCCATGCTGCGCCGTCTCATCCGCACCGCCACCCAGATTGTCAGCAACGGGTATGGCGGGGCGGAGGACGTCAGCGGGATTCTTAACGAAGCGGAACAGCGCATTCTGGAGATCTCGAACCGCCGCACGGGCAGCGGGTTCATCTCGATCCGGGATGTGCTCATGGAAGTGTTCGACCGGGTGGAGATGCTCAACCAGAGTAAAGGCGACATGACCGGCATCCCGTCCGGGTTTACGGACTTGGACAAGATGACATCAGGCTTCCAGCGGAATGATCTGATCATCGTGGCCGCGCGTCCGTCTGTTGGTAAGACCGCGTTCGCGCTGAATATCGCGCAGAACGTCGGCGTACGGTCCAAAGAGACCGTAGCGATCTTCTCGCTGGAGATGTCAGCCGCGCAGCTCGTACAGCGGATTATCTGCGCCGAGGCGAACGTCGATGCCGGGCGTATGCGTACAGGCGTCCTGGAAGGGGACGACTGGGAGAAGATGACGATGGCGATCGGATCCTTGTCCGAAGCCGAGATTTACATCGATGATACGCCAGGGATCACGGTATCGGAGATTCGCGCCAAGTGCCGCCGTCTCAAGAAAGAGAAGGGGCTTGGCATGATTCTGATCGATTACCTCCAGCTCATTTCCGGACGGGGGAAAGCCGGCGAGAACAGACAGCAAGAGGTATCGGAAATTTCCCGTACATTGAAGCAGATTGCCCGGGAATTGTCCGTGCCGGTCATCGCGCTTTCTCAGCTTAGCCGGGGCGTAGAGCAACGGCAAGATAAACGTCCGATGATGTCCGACCTTCGGGAATCCGGTTCGATTGAGCAAGATGCGGATATCGTTGCCTTCTTGTACCGGGATGATTACTACAATCAGGACTCCGAAAAGAAGAACATCATTGAGATTATTATCGCCAAACAGCGGAACGGTCCCGTAGGTACGGTAGAACTGGTGTTTCTGAAGAACTATAATAAATTCGTTAGTCTGGACCGAAGTCATCAGGAGATGTCGGTCGGATAACGCTAAATCCCGAACAATAACTTTTTTGATAATCGTTATTGTTCGGGATTTTTATTTGACTTTAGCACTGTAGATTGATAAAATGAGTACGCTGTGATGAACGGCTAATTTGGTGTGACAAGCACCCGACGGGGGTATGAACATGTCAACGGTAGTTGTAGTAGGAACCCAATGGGGAGACGAAGGTAAAGGCAAGATTACGGATTTCCTGGCAGAAAGCGCGGAGGTTGTCGCTCGTTATCAAGGCGGTAACAATGCCGGCCATACCATCATGATTGATGAGAAAAAATATAAATTGCACATGATTCCATCCGGAATTTTCTATGATAATAAAATTTGTGTGATCGGCAACGGCATGGTGATCAACCCGGCTGCCCTGATTGAAGAAATTAACTATATCCATGACAATGGGTTCAAAACAGACAATCTGCGCATCAGCGACCGCGCACATGTTATTATGCCCTACCATATGGTGCTGGACGGCCTGGAAGAGGACCGTAAAGGCGCGAATAAGATCGGAACGACCCGCAAAGGAATCGGCCCGGCATATATGGATAAAGCAGCGCGGAACGGGATTCGTATCGCGGATCTGATGGATGCCGCCGAATTCGAAATGAAGCTGCGCCGGATTATGGAAGAAAAGAATCAACTGATCGAATCCGTTTACGGAACGCGCGGTCTGGAAGTGGATCCGATTCTTGAAGAGTACCTGGCGTTCGCCGAGATCCTTCGTCCTTATGTGACCGATACTTCGGTCGTGTTGAACGACAACATTGACGCGGGCAAGCGTGTGTTGTTCGAAGGCGCGCAAGGCGTCATGCTGGATATTGACCAAGGTACGTACCCGTACGTAACTTCATCCAATCCGACAGCCGGCGGCGTGTGTATCGGCGCAGGCGTTGGACCGACGAAGATTCGCCAAGTCATTGGGGTCGCTAAGGCTTACACGACCCGTGTCGGAGACGGCCCGTTCCCGACCGAGCAAACGAACGAAACCGGTGACTGGATCCGCGAGAAAGGCCATGAATACGGCACAACTACAGGACGTCCGCGCCGTGTAGGCTGGTTTGACAGCGTCGTTGTGCGTCATGCTAGACGCGTCAGCGGTATTACAGGCTTGTCCTTGAACTCCATTGATGTCATGACTGGACTTGAAACGGTGAAAATTTGTACCGGCTACAAGTATAAAGGAGAAGTCATCGACTACTACCCGGCTTCCCTGAATATGCTGGCGGAATGCGAAGCGGTGTATGAGGAGCTTCCGGGCTGGACGGAGGATGTTACAGGCGTTCGTTCCTTGGATGAGCTGCCGGCTAACGCCCGTCATTACCTGGAACGCGTATCGCAGCTATCCGGTATTCCGATTGCCATCTTCTCGGTAGGACGTAACCGTGAACAAACGAATCAGGTTCGCCCGATTTACGTATAGGTTGAGAAAGCCCCCATCCGCAGCCGCGGTGTTGGGGGCTTATTTTTGTTCGTTCGCATCAGCAGGGGCTGCTTACAGCTTCGGTAAGGTCGGGATCGTTTGAGCGCAGGAGCCCGCCAACGGCAAGTTGTTGCACACATATTGGCCCGCGCTGTTCTCGGTGGCGGCACCTGCCGGAGCAGGCTGATGCACCCGCTGCTTCCATAATTGCCACATCATAAAGCCGTCGGACGGACGAGCTTTATTCTTCATGTACTTCACCATGGTTTCCACGTTGTAATACGGAGAAGCCACGTTGTTCTGACCGGTCAGCATATCAGCGTCATAGACCGTGCCTGCAGGAGCGAGAAGTTCTAATATGGCCCCGCCGGAGCCTTCAGGTGCAATCTCCATACCCATGTTAATCGGTCCATTGTAGATGGCGCGATACGATTCATAGCCTTCACGAGGGTCGTAATAGTCTCCCGCATCATAGGACATCAGATTGATCATATCGATCTTCCCGCCATGGTTCTTCACCAGACTGTACATGGTGCCGCCGAACGGAGAGCCCCACTGCACTTTACCTTCTTCAAAAGGGGTCCCTTTCACGTAATAGGCGCCAGTGGACCAGCCTGCGATGGAGATTTTCAGGGACGCTCCGCGCGCCTTAATCTCGTTGTACAAGCTATTGATGATGCCTCCGATTTCGCCGTCCTTCGTGCAACTGAACTGGTCCGCAGTCAGCTTGTTACAGTTGCTGGTGCTGGATTCCCAGTCAATGTCTACGCCTGTAGCGCCAAGATCCAGTGCCAAATCAACCACACGCGGCGCGCTGAAGGAGGACCATTGACTGCCCTGACTGTAATCCCAGCCGCCGACAGACACCCAGACACCGGTTCCCCGGGATTTCAATGCGGCGATATTACCGCGTAAATCCTGCGCTTGCTGTGCCGTGAATTTCTTCTGTCCGGTTGAACCCGTCTTCCCTTCCACAAACTCAAAGCCGGCAACCGCTTGATCGAATGCGTAAGAACCTTTCACATAGGCGGTATCCGGTCTGGCAAAAGCGAGGTTGATATCGGTAATATAGTTCGGAATGTTCGCCGTGGTCAGATCATAAATACTTGTGTTCCATGAGCTGGCGTAGCTTACGAACTTACGTGTGCCGGGCTGGGTTGTTCCAGTCTGTGTTTGCACAGAGACGGCTGAGCTCGACGCTGACAGGTTGCCCGCCGCATCCTTGGCCCTGACCGTGAACGTGTACGTTGTGGAAGCTGCCAGACCGACAACGGTGGCGGAGGTTCCGGTCACGCTTACGGCGAGAGCCGACCCATTGTAAACGTTATAACCGGTAACGGCCGTATTATCGGTAGAAGCGTTCCAGGACAAGGAAACACTGTAGCTGGTCGCACCTGCAGATACAACTCCTGTAGGGACGGAAGGAGCCTGAGTGTCATTCGTTACCGAGCAATCGCTAATATACTTCCAGGGGCCGGATTCACCGCCCTGATCAGGATGGTTTCCTTGCGTCCACCATTTGGCTTCGTAAATCTTGCTGTTGTGAGAAACTCGCGCGCCGCTCGTATACACAGCCGTTGAGCTCCAGGCCGGCGTCTGTCCGCAGCTGCTGCCGCCGGATCCTCCAGTCTGGGTTGTCACAGTAACCGCGGAACTGGCCGCAGAGATGTTGCCTGCGCCGTCCTTGGCTTTCACCGTGAAGGTGTAGGCTGTGTTGGCCGATAAGCCGCTCACCGTTGCGCTTGTGCCGGTTATAGCTACGGCTAGGGATGCGCCGCTATACACATCGTAACCGGTTACAGCTGTGTTGTCGGTGGAGGCCGTCCAGGAAAGGCTCACGCTGGAAGCGGTCGTGCCTGTGGACGTCAAGCCGCCCGGGGCGGATGGAGCTTGCGTATCCGCGTCGCCACCGCCGCCAGTGCCTTCCAGCCATAAGGAAGCGACGTTAGCCGGCTCCCAGCCGGGAAGGGAATGATGCGCCTGGCGGCACTGATAGGTTTTGCCTGCGTAAGTAACGGTATCGCCGACAGCGTAGTTGGTGTAGGTTGCCCAAGCACCGCGGTCGGCGGCCTCGGCTGTCGTGCTGAAGATCGGGAGTAAGCTTAGAAGAAGGGCGGCAATCAGAGCGAGTAAGAAGGGTTTGGTAATGAATGCGGAAGCGGGACCGGAAGCATGAGCAGAAGGAGCAGCAGAAGCGGAACCAGAGGCGGAAGCGTAACCGGCAGCAGAGTCAGAAGCAGAAGCAGAGTCAGAAGCAGAGCCAGGAGCAGAAGGACGAAGGTTGAGCACGTTCATGAACAATCTCCTCTCATCTTTTTGAAATTGGGTGATAACAATATTTTCCTGTAGGTCAGAGCTTTTCTCAAGGATACATTTACACGATTGAGGGAGAAATTTATCCAAGCGTACATAAACCATGTCTGAAAACCCTGCAACTCCGTCCATACTGAAAAGAGAGGATACGAGAGGCGGGAAGAGAGCATGAAATTTATACAATGGCTGGGAAAGACCGTACTGACTACGTTGTTGGTGTGCGCGTTATCGATTTACACGTCTTATTTCGTCATCAATATGTATGTGGAAAAAGTGTTGAGCCAGTTCAACATCAAGCTGTCCGGGGGCGCTCTGCAGTTGCCGGAGTTGATCAGCAGTATGGCCGGCGGGGTTTCTGGCGGGCTGACGGGGAGCGGGAACAACGGGAATAACGGGAACAGCGAGGACGGCAAAGCCAACCCGGGAAGTGCAGAAGCTGACGGGTCTGTAGATGGTACGAACCAGAGCAGGGATGAAGGCACAAACCCAAGCGCGAACCAAGGCACCGATCAAGGAGGCTCGAACTTCGGAAGCGGCACAGGCGCGGAAGATTCCCCGGTTGCCGGAAGCGGGACGGAAGGAGCCACCGGGGGCGCGGGCGCTTTTGACGAAGAGGCGGTGGAAGTC
Protein-coding sequences here:
- the rplI gene encoding 50S ribosomal protein L9, with translation MRVIFLKDVKGQGKKGDIKELSEGYVNNFLLPKGLVKAASEGNVKTLELQTVAEGKRKDKEKQDAQDLAAKLEAMTIEIRSKIGEGGRLFGSITSKQIAEALAAKGYKIDKRKIELNDPIRTLGVTQMPVKLHPEVKATLKVQVSEEK
- the dnaB gene encoding replicative DNA helicase, which gives rise to MNGEMLFDRIPPQNMEAEQAVLGAVLLDGEALITSMERIRSEDFYSSAHQRIYEAMVELGEGNQPVDLVTLTSRLQDKKELEDIGGVSYLAKLANAVPTAANVDYYAQIVEEKSMLRRLIRTATQIVSNGYGGAEDVSGILNEAEQRILEISNRRTGSGFISIRDVLMEVFDRVEMLNQSKGDMTGIPSGFTDLDKMTSGFQRNDLIIVAARPSVGKTAFALNIAQNVGVRSKETVAIFSLEMSAAQLVQRIICAEANVDAGRMRTGVLEGDDWEKMTMAIGSLSEAEIYIDDTPGITVSEIRAKCRRLKKEKGLGMILIDYLQLISGRGKAGENRQQEVSEISRTLKQIARELSVPVIALSQLSRGVEQRQDKRPMMSDLRESGSIEQDADIVAFLYRDDYYNQDSEKKNIIEIIIAKQRNGPVGTVELVFLKNYNKFVSLDRSHQEMSVG
- a CDS encoding adenylosuccinate synthase, with the protein product MSTVVVVGTQWGDEGKGKITDFLAESAEVVARYQGGNNAGHTIMIDEKKYKLHMIPSGIFYDNKICVIGNGMVINPAALIEEINYIHDNGFKTDNLRISDRAHVIMPYHMVLDGLEEDRKGANKIGTTRKGIGPAYMDKAARNGIRIADLMDAAEFEMKLRRIMEEKNQLIESVYGTRGLEVDPILEEYLAFAEILRPYVTDTSVVLNDNIDAGKRVLFEGAQGVMLDIDQGTYPYVTSSNPTAGGVCIGAGVGPTKIRQVIGVAKAYTTRVGDGPFPTEQTNETGDWIREKGHEYGTTTGRPRRVGWFDSVVVRHARRVSGITGLSLNSIDVMTGLETVKICTGYKYKGEVIDYYPASLNMLAECEAVYEELPGWTEDVTGVRSLDELPANARHYLERVSQLSGIPIAIFSVGRNREQTNQVRPIYV
- a CDS encoding carbohydrate-binding protein codes for the protein MNVLNLRPSAPGSASDSASASDSAAGYASASGSASAAPSAHASGPASAFITKPFLLALIAALLLSLLPIFSTTAEAADRGAWATYTNYAVGDTVTYAGKTYQCRQAHHSLPGWEPANVASLWLEGTGGGGDADTQAPSAPGGLTSTGTTASSVSLSWTASTDNTAVTGYDVYSGASLAVAITGTSATVSGLSANTAYTFTVKAKDGAGNISAASSAVTVTTQTGGSGGSSCGQTPAWSSTAVYTSGARVSHNSKIYEAKWWTQGNHPDQGGESGPWKYISDCSVTNDTQAPSVPTGVVSAGATSYSVSLSWNASTDNTAVTGYNVYNGSALAVSVTGTSATVVGLAASTTYTFTVRAKDAAGNLSASSSAVSVQTQTGTTQPGTRKFVSYASSWNTSIYDLTTANIPNYITDINLAFARPDTAYVKGSYAFDQAVAGFEFVEGKTGSTGQKKFTAQQAQDLRGNIAALKSRGTGVWVSVGGWDYSQGSQWSSFSAPRVVDLALDLGATGVDIDWESSTSNCNKLTADQFSCTKDGEIGGIINSLYNEIKARGASLKISIAGWSTGAYYVKGTPFEEGKVQWGSPFGGTMYSLVKNHGGKIDMINLMSYDAGDYYDPREGYESYRAIYNGPINMGMEIAPEGSGGAILELLAPAGTVYDADMLTGQNNVASPYYNVETMVKYMKNKARPSDGFMMWQLWKQRVHQPAPAGAATENSAGQYVCNNLPLAGSCAQTIPTLPKL